A portion of the Streptococcus urinalis 2285-97 genome contains these proteins:
- the greA gene encoding transcription elongation factor GreA has protein sequence MAEKTYPMTQSEKELLEQELEDLKLVRRPEVVERIKIARSYGDLSENSEYDAAKDEQAFVEGQISTLETKIRYAEIIDSDAVAKDEVAIGKTVVVKEDGSDDQDVYHIVGAAGADIFSGKISNESPIAQALIGKKIGDKATIESPAGSYQVEIVKVEKTES, from the coding sequence ATGGCAGAAAAAACTTATCCAATGACCCAATCTGAAAAAGAACTTCTAGAACAAGAATTAGAAGATTTAAAACTAGTCCGTCGTCCAGAAGTTGTGGAACGCATCAAAATTGCAAGATCTTATGGTGACTTATCTGAGAACTCTGAGTATGATGCAGCAAAAGACGAGCAAGCTTTTGTTGAAGGTCAAATTTCAACTTTAGAAACCAAAATCCGTTATGCTGAAATTATTGACAGCGATGCAGTTGCAAAAGATGAAGTTGCTATCGGAAAAACAGTCGTTGTCAAAGAAGACGGTTCTGATGATCAAGATGTCTATCATATCGTCGGTGCTGCAGGAGCAGACATCTTTTCGGGAAAAATTTCAAATGAAAGTCCAATTGCTCAAGCATTAATTGGGAAAAAGATTGGTGATAAAGCAACTATTGAATCACCAGCTGGCAGTTATCAAGTTGAGATTGTTAAAGTTGAAAAAACAGAATCATAA
- a CDS encoding acylphosphatase gives MKKVRLIVSGRVQGVGFRYSTYQLAIDMGNIYGRVWNNDDGTVEILAQSDDSTQLSQFIQKIRQGPSRFAKVTYVDVKIENFEDFSDFKMSN, from the coding sequence ATGAAAAAAGTAAGACTTATTGTTTCAGGTCGTGTTCAAGGGGTTGGCTTTCGTTACTCCACCTATCAGTTAGCAATTGATATGGGAAATATCTATGGTCGTGTCTGGAATAATGATGATGGGACAGTTGAAATTTTGGCACAATCAGATGACTCCACTCAATTATCACAGTTTATCCAAAAAATCAGACAAGGCCCCTCTCGTTTTGCAAAAGTAACCTATGTTGACGTTAAAATAGAGAATTTTGAAGATTTTTCAGACTTTAAGATGTCAAATTAA
- a CDS encoding TlpA family protein disulfide reductase translates to MKKYKNLTILLIGLMLIIFSFFILNNKLTKHKDKTVTSNSVSSSYSNKESVRQELIDATLKKSDGTELHLQEFNDKPIFIVEWASWCPHCQKELPVIENLYQKYKDKIHFVMVNATDGQKETSASAKLYIETKKFTFPYYLDEKLSFAKQMNITEVPTMLFSTKSGQVLKTVKEEISQTDLEKELLSLISHQ, encoded by the coding sequence ATGAAAAAATACAAAAACCTTACTATTTTATTGATCGGTCTGATGCTTATTATCTTTAGTTTTTTTATACTAAATAATAAGTTGACAAAACATAAAGATAAAACAGTAACATCAAATTCTGTTAGTTCAAGCTATTCAAATAAAGAAAGCGTTCGACAAGAACTTATAGATGCCACTTTAAAAAAATCAGATGGCACAGAGTTACACTTACAGGAATTTAATGATAAACCTATTTTTATTGTTGAATGGGCAAGCTGGTGTCCACATTGTCAAAAAGAATTGCCCGTTATTGAAAACTTATATCAAAAATATAAAGATAAGATTCACTTTGTAATGGTTAATGCTACGGATGGTCAAAAAGAGACCAGTGCGTCAGCTAAATTATATATAGAGACGAAAAAATTCACTTTTCCCTATTATCTAGACGAAAAACTATCTTTTGCCAAACAAATGAATATTACAGAAGTTCCAACCATGCTATTCTCAACAAAAAGTGGTCAAGTCCTAAAAACGGTAAAAGAAGAAATCAGTCAAACAGATCTAGAAAAGGAATTGCTTTCACTGATATCACATCAATAA
- a CDS encoding HD domain-containing protein: MRKYTEDKEFMDLVGQLIEHPRFQKLGGIVQHHHSTRLEHSINVAYTSYRMAKKFGWDAESTARGGLLHDFFYYDWRVTKFNKSHAWVHPRIAVRNARKLTHLNKREEDIILKHMWGATVAFPRYRESYIVTMVDKYWAVKEASTPLRQKWTNRRFFKRKTLNSHHR, translated from the coding sequence ATGCGAAAATACACTGAAGATAAAGAATTTATGGACCTTGTTGGCCAACTTATTGAACATCCAAGATTTCAAAAGTTAGGTGGCATTGTTCAACATCACCATTCCACACGTTTAGAACATTCAATCAATGTTGCTTATACAAGCTATCGTATGGCTAAAAAATTTGGCTGGGATGCTGAAAGTACAGCTCGTGGTGGCTTATTACATGATTTCTTTTATTATGATTGGCGCGTTACAAAATTTAATAAAAGCCATGCTTGGGTTCACCCGAGAATTGCAGTAAGAAATGCTAGAAAATTAACTCATTTAAATAAACGTGAAGAAGATATTATCTTAAAACATATGTGGGGAGCGACTGTTGCCTTTCCTCGCTATCGTGAAAGCTATATTGTTACAATGGTTGATAAATATTGGGCTGTTAAAGAGGCTTCAACGCCACTACGTCAGAAATGGACTAATCGTCGTTTTTTCAAACGTAAAACACTAAACAGTCATCATCGTTAA
- a CDS encoding TrmH family RNA methyltransferase yields the protein MTIITSKSNNLIKKVKKLKQKKYRKTSYLIEGWHLYEEALKAKVDILNIFVLEELKERLDQSLPITCVSDDILRELCDSPNPQGIIAEVAYENREFSIKANGKYLLLEDVQDPGNVGTIIRTADAAGYDAVFISDKSADIYNQKTLRSMQGSHFHIPVYRQSVLEVLELMTSLEIPVLASTLSSQSKDYKSIVKPDSFLLVLGNEGQGISPMLAKRANQLVHITMPGQAESLNVAVAAGILIFSFI from the coding sequence ATGACTATTATAACTTCTAAATCAAATAATCTCATTAAAAAAGTAAAAAAACTTAAGCAAAAGAAGTATCGAAAAACGTCCTACCTTATTGAAGGTTGGCATTTATATGAAGAAGCCTTAAAAGCCAAAGTGGATATTTTAAACATCTTTGTTTTAGAGGAATTGAAAGAGCGATTGGATCAGTCACTACCAATTACCTGTGTCTCAGATGATATTCTAAGAGAACTTTGTGACAGTCCAAATCCGCAAGGCATTATTGCTGAGGTAGCTTATGAAAATAGAGAATTCAGTATAAAAGCAAATGGGAAATACCTACTGTTAGAAGATGTGCAAGATCCTGGTAATGTGGGTACTATTATTAGAACTGCCGATGCAGCAGGCTATGATGCAGTTTTTATCTCTGATAAATCAGCTGATATATATAATCAAAAAACGCTTAGGTCCATGCAAGGGAGTCATTTCCATATACCTGTTTATCGTCAGTCGGTTCTGGAAGTTCTAGAGTTAATGACTTCTCTCGAAATTCCCGTTTTGGCAAGTACATTATCATCTCAGTCAAAAGATTATAAGAGTATTGTGAAACCAGATTCGTTTTTATTAGTTCTTGGAAATGAAGGTCAAGGTATTTCTCCTATGCTAGCTAAAAGAGCTAATCAATTAGTTCACATCACTATGCCAGGTCAAGCTGAAAGTTTAAATGTCGCTGTAGCAGCTGGTATTCTTATTTTCAGTTTCATTTAG
- the yidC gene encoding membrane protein insertase YidC, which translates to MKLKRNRILYSAFTISLLMMMTGCVSRDSSGNPTGFIWNIFGRPMSYFIDYFANNARLGYGFAIIIVTIIVRTLILPLGLYQAWKASYQSEKMNYLKPVFDPINERMKNASTQEEKMAAQTELMAARKEMGLDLLGGMGCLPLLIQMPFFSAMYFAAQYTKGVSTSTFMGIDLGHRSMIMTIIIVALYFIQSLLSMYGVPEEQRAQMKSMMFMMPIMMFFMSLNLPSGVALYWFVGGFFSIIQQLITMFILKPKLRQKIEEEFAKNPPKTYSGQKSRKDVTQVTPNPTIQASKATGKKNRNAGKQRKRK; encoded by the coding sequence GTGAAATTAAAACGAAATCGTATTTTATATTCGGCCTTCACAATATCATTATTGATGATGATGACAGGATGTGTTAGTCGAGATTCAAGTGGTAATCCGACTGGATTTATCTGGAATATTTTTGGCCGTCCCATGTCTTATTTTATTGACTACTTCGCTAACAATGCGAGGTTAGGTTATGGCTTTGCTATTATCATTGTAACTATCATTGTTCGTACACTAATCCTACCATTAGGGCTCTATCAAGCTTGGAAAGCTAGTTATCAATCTGAAAAGATGAACTATCTTAAACCAGTTTTTGACCCTATTAATGAGCGCATGAAAAATGCCAGCACTCAAGAAGAAAAAATGGCTGCTCAAACTGAGTTAATGGCTGCTCGAAAAGAAATGGGGTTAGACCTTTTAGGTGGTATGGGATGTTTACCACTTCTTATCCAAATGCCTTTCTTCTCAGCTATGTATTTTGCTGCGCAATATACTAAAGGGGTATCAACTAGCACTTTCATGGGAATTGATCTTGGTCATCGTAGTATGATCATGACTATCATTATCGTGGCTCTTTATTTCATTCAATCATTACTTTCAATGTATGGTGTTCCAGAAGAACAACGTGCACAAATGAAATCAATGATGTTCATGATGCCAATTATGATGTTTTTCATGTCTTTAAATCTACCATCTGGAGTCGCATTGTACTGGTTTGTGGGTGGTTTCTTCTCAATTATTCAACAACTAATTACAATGTTTATTTTAAAACCAAAACTTAGACAAAAAATTGAAGAGGAATTTGCAAAAAATCCACCAAAAACCTACAGTGGACAAAAGTCACGCAAAGATGTTACTCAAGTTACTCCTAATCCAACTATTCAAGCTTCAAAAGCGACTGGTAAGAAAAATAGAAATGCTGGCAAGCAACGGAAACGAAAATAA
- the mltG gene encoding endolytic transglycosylase MltG — protein sequence MTDLKDQESKSQGGRSFKEQILAELEEANRLRKIREEELFQKEQEAKELAQKTAQLMAEYEEQDRKDRAEADLQAQKKKLHDNAQKALQENHIAVETDQESIDQTLNQISDTFSPKERKENKTESLEEDNPTSELSTKQSEEIFSESQDFSSNNDSSLSQKESNSASMMESTEFDQTKPLPVVSMKSEDDSMMSSSEETNLIGNSDSESQFSEGDKTSSELDSETPSVESTLAPVNSNQPIETSSDVKEDTEKSMRKKRRQKTEGLANKITKRIILVLVLILIALGLFGAYYINSSLKPVDKTDKSYVQVDIPIGSGNKLIGQILEKDGLIKSGTVFNFYSKFKNYTNFQSGYYNLQKSMSLDEIAKELQKGGTTEPTKPAVGKVLVREGYTIKQIADSIDDNVATKSTKDKTPFTSKAFLAVVKDKTFIADMVKKYSKLLGNLPSSDEATYQLEGYLFPATYNYYKDTDMKALVEEMISTTNQTLSPYYDKIASSGKTVNEVLTMASLVEKEGSTDEDRRKIASVFNNRLDSGMALQSNIAVLYAIGKLGEKTTLSEDASINTSINSPYNDYTNTGLMPGPVDSPSKSAIEATVNPDSTDYLYFVADVKTGNVYYAKTYEEHTANVEKYVNSNISQ from the coding sequence TTGACAGATTTAAAAGACCAAGAGTCAAAATCTCAAGGTGGTAGAAGCTTTAAAGAACAAATTTTAGCGGAATTAGAAGAAGCCAATCGACTTAGAAAAATCCGCGAAGAAGAACTGTTCCAAAAAGAACAAGAGGCTAAAGAATTAGCTCAAAAAACAGCTCAATTAATGGCGGAATATGAAGAGCAAGATCGAAAAGATCGTGCTGAAGCAGATTTACAAGCTCAAAAGAAAAAGCTTCATGATAATGCTCAAAAAGCACTTCAAGAAAATCACATTGCAGTCGAAACTGATCAAGAATCAATTGACCAAACATTAAATCAGATTAGCGATACTTTTTCGCCAAAAGAAAGAAAAGAAAACAAGACTGAGAGTTTGGAGGAAGATAACCCTACAAGTGAACTCTCAACAAAACAGTCAGAAGAAATTTTTTCAGAAAGCCAAGACTTCAGTTCTAATAATGACTCATCTCTAAGTCAAAAAGAATCCAATAGTGCTTCTATGATGGAAAGTACAGAATTTGATCAAACAAAACCACTTCCTGTAGTGTCTATGAAAAGTGAAGATGATTCGATGATGAGCTCATCAGAAGAAACAAATCTTATTGGAAACAGTGATTCTGAGTCACAATTTTCTGAAGGTGATAAGACTAGTTCAGAATTAGATTCAGAAACACCGTCAGTTGAGTCTACCTTGGCACCCGTCAATTCAAATCAACCAATAGAAACGTCTTCTGATGTTAAAGAAGATACTGAGAAATCAATGAGAAAAAAAAGACGTCAAAAAACAGAAGGTCTTGCTAACAAGATAACAAAACGAATTATCTTAGTACTTGTTTTAATCCTGATTGCCTTGGGACTTTTTGGGGCTTATTATATTAATTCATCTTTAAAACCAGTCGATAAAACAGATAAAAGTTATGTTCAGGTTGACATTCCAATTGGGTCTGGTAATAAATTAATTGGACAAATTTTGGAAAAAGATGGTCTAATTAAGAGTGGAACGGTATTTAATTTTTATTCAAAATTTAAAAATTACACTAACTTCCAAAGTGGTTATTACAATCTTCAAAAGAGTATGTCTTTAGACGAAATTGCAAAAGAACTTCAAAAAGGTGGGACAACAGAACCAACCAAACCAGCAGTCGGGAAAGTTCTGGTTAGAGAAGGTTACACCATTAAACAAATTGCAGATTCAATTGATGATAATGTGGCAACTAAGTCAACTAAAGATAAAACACCTTTTACATCAAAAGCATTTTTAGCGGTAGTTAAAGATAAAACTTTTATTGCGGATATGGTTAAAAAATATTCTAAATTACTTGGTAATTTGCCATCATCTGACGAAGCTACCTATCAATTAGAAGGTTATTTATTCCCTGCTACTTATAATTATTATAAAGATACAGATATGAAAGCTTTGGTTGAAGAAATGATTTCAACAACTAATCAAACCTTATCTCCATATTATGATAAAATAGCATCATCTGGAAAAACGGTAAACGAAGTCCTCACAATGGCTTCATTAGTCGAAAAAGAAGGTTCTACAGATGAAGATAGACGAAAAATTGCAAGTGTTTTTAACAATCGTTTAGATTCTGGAATGGCTCTTCAAAGTAACATAGCAGTACTTTATGCAATAGGTAAACTTGGTGAAAAGACGACTTTATCTGAAGATGCATCAATCAATACAAGCATAAACTCACCTTATAATGACTATACCAATACAGGTTTAATGCCTGGGCCGGTTGATAGTCCAAGTAAATCAGCTATAGAAGCTACAGTTAATCCAGACTCTACAGATTATCTTTACTTTGTAGCAGATGTCAAAACTGGTAATGTTTACTACGCAAAAACTTACGAAGAACATACTGCAAATGTAGAAAAATATGTAAACAGTAATATCTCACAATAA
- a CDS encoding Bax inhibitor-1/YccA family protein, translated as MEENIIYTQTDGKLNQFFAKIYGLVGMGIGLSAFVSFLMLYVFTDNMLAILTNYSWVYYAAVFLEFILVVSASATARKNTPAALPIFLIYSALNGFTLSFIMVAYTKSTVFQAFVSSAIVFFAMAFIGSRVKKDLSGMRKALFAGLIGIIVASLINIFIGNSGLDYLISIISVLIFSGLIAYDNQMIKRVYEGTGGRPGDGWAISMALSLYLDFINIFISILRIFGRND; from the coding sequence ATGGAAGAGAATATTATTTACACACAAACGGATGGTAAATTAAATCAGTTTTTTGCAAAAATCTATGGTTTGGTCGGAATGGGAATAGGCTTATCAGCCTTTGTTTCCTTCTTAATGCTATATGTCTTTACAGATAATATGTTAGCAATCTTGACTAACTATTCTTGGGTTTATTATGCAGCAGTCTTTTTAGAATTTATTTTAGTTGTGTCAGCGAGTGCTACCGCACGGAAAAACACACCAGCTGCATTACCAATCTTCTTGATTTATTCAGCTTTAAATGGCTTTACCTTGAGTTTTATCATGGTTGCTTATACTAAGAGTACGGTTTTCCAGGCTTTTGTGTCTTCGGCTATTGTCTTTTTTGCTATGGCTTTTATTGGCTCTAGAGTCAAAAAAGATTTGTCAGGTATGCGTAAGGCATTATTTGCTGGATTAATTGGGATTATCGTTGCCAGTCTCATTAACATTTTTATTGGGAACAGTGGTTTAGATTATCTCATTAGTATTATCTCAGTACTTATTTTTTCTGGATTAATTGCTTATGATAACCAAATGATTAAGCGTGTTTATGAAGGAACAGGTGGAAGACCTGGTGATGGTTGGGCTATCTCAATGGCCTTAAGTTTGTATTTAGACTTTATCAATATTTTCATTAGTATTTTAAGAATTTTTGGTAGAAATGACTAA